A segment of the Prochlorococcus marinus XMU1412 genome:
AATGTGTCTTCAAGCTTATGATATTTAATTCCTAATTTATCCAAATATTTTTGAATTATTTTATTATCAAATTCAGGACCTAAATAAGATGATTTCATTGAATCATTTTTATTTATTTGCCTAACTTGTTTAGTATGTTTATATATGTAACTTAAAGCACAACCAACTGCTGAGCCTGCATCACCAGCAGCAGGTTGAATCCAAATCTTTTCAAATCCAGATTTATCAAGAATCTTTCCATTTGCTACGCAATTAAGAGCTACTCCACCAGCAAGACAAAGATATTTTTTTTGGGTTTTTTTTTGCAGATTTTTGGCAATCCTCAAAACTGCTATTTCCAACACTTTTTGTATTGAAGATGCCATATCCATATAAAATTGAGTAATCTCATCTTTAGGATTCCTAGGTGGTTTTCCGAATAATTTTATAAATGCGGAAGATATCATTTTTAAACCTCTATGATATTTAAAATATTTCATATTAAGTTTGAATGAACCATCATCTCTAATCTCTATTAAATTATTTAGTATTAAATCTTTATAGACTGGATTCCCATAAGGCGCTAATCCCATAAGTTTATATTCACCTGAATTAACTTTAAATCCACAATAATATGTAAATGATGAATATAACATCCCTAGTGAATCAGGGAAATTAATCTCCCAAAGAGGTTTAATATTTTCTTTATCTCCAAGCCAAGCGGAAGTTGTTACCCATTCTCCAACAGCATCCATGCACAAAATTGCTGCATCCTCAAAAGGAGAAGGATAAAAAGCTGCTGCCGCATGAGATAAATGATGCTCAGAAAAATAAAGTTTTTCTGGAATAATGCTTTCATCAATTAATTTCAATTCAGCTATGATATTGTCTTTTATAAAAAGTTTTTCTTTAATCCACGTTTGCATTGCAGGTAAAAAAGAGGAAATACCTCTTGGAGCAGTATTAAAATAAGTTTCTAGTAGCCTCATAAAAACCCTAATAGGTTTTTCATAATAGATATAAGCTTTGACTT
Coding sequences within it:
- a CDS encoding carbamoyltransferase family protein, whose protein sequence is MAVIGISCFYHDSAAALISDDGEIIAAVQEERFSRKKNDSRFPFCSVDYCYKIALEKKIEVKAYIYYEKPIRVFMRLLETYFNTAPRGISSFLPAMQTWIKEKLFIKDNIIAELKLIDESIIPEKLYFSEHHLSHAAAAFYPSPFEDAAILCMDAVGEWVTTSAWLGDKENIKPLWEINFPDSLGMLYSSFTYYCGFKVNSGEYKLMGLAPYGNPVYKDLILNNLIEIRDDGSFKLNMKYFKYHRGLKMISSAFIKLFGKPPRNPKDEITQFYMDMASSIQKVLEIAVLRIAKNLQKKTQKKYLCLAGGVALNCVANGKILDKSGFEKIWIQPAAGDAGSAVGCALSYIYKHTKQVRQINKNDSMKSSYLGPEFDNKIIQKYLDKLGIKYHKLEDTLLIKKVSDYLIKGKIIGWFQGKMEYGPRALCNRSIIADPRIKNMQQRMNLKIKFRESFRPFAPAILEEDKEEFFGIKDESPYMLLTRKLNSKFLKEKKSESTYKGTDRVNEIRSTLPAITHIDNSCRIQTISKERNPLFYLLLSEFKNQTGSPVLINTSFNVRGEPIICTPEDALRCFSFTNMDLLAIGNFLIVKSELDSDISKFFLKPYLIED